The following proteins come from a genomic window of Halorussus halophilus:
- a CDS encoding CNNM domain-containing protein has protein sequence MNSGEIGLRLVAGVLLILANGFFVAIEFALTRARQFTEDEFVDGNSKLERAWEMTQDLELYLTTCQVGITASSIAVGIVAEPALAALFEPLFGGTALARIGAGAIIAYAIINLIHLTHGEQAPTYLGVERSRMVCRYGATPLYWFYLLISPLITLGDYVAKWTLRLFGIEMTGAWLEAEEDAIETRAQLRNRMSSLLEQGEISDERHDEIVNALAAGRTEVRDVMVDEEDMVPLSTTVSVEENLRRVSETPHTRYPLIGEDTDEFEGVVYVPSVVDCIEELKAGDVTFAEIAAPPMTVSADTTVSDAIDQFQAERQELALVLSEGDVVGLLTATDALEAVMGELEDPLDREYESDQSGLGQATPE, from the coding sequence ATGAACTCAGGCGAAATCGGTCTCCGCCTCGTCGCTGGCGTACTGCTCATCCTCGCGAACGGCTTCTTCGTCGCCATCGAGTTCGCGTTGACGCGCGCTCGGCAGTTCACCGAAGACGAGTTCGTGGACGGCAACTCGAAGCTCGAACGCGCGTGGGAGATGACACAGGACCTCGAACTGTATCTGACGACCTGTCAAGTCGGTATTACGGCGTCGAGCATCGCGGTCGGTATCGTCGCCGAACCGGCGCTCGCTGCACTGTTCGAGCCGCTGTTCGGTGGGACCGCTCTCGCCAGAATCGGGGCTGGCGCTATCATCGCGTACGCGATTATCAACCTCATCCACCTCACCCACGGCGAGCAGGCCCCGACCTACCTCGGGGTCGAGCGCTCGCGGATGGTGTGTCGGTACGGTGCGACGCCCCTCTACTGGTTCTACCTACTCATCTCGCCGCTCATCACGCTCGGCGACTACGTCGCCAAGTGGACGCTTCGACTGTTCGGCATCGAGATGACCGGCGCGTGGCTGGAAGCGGAGGAAGACGCAATCGAGACTCGTGCCCAACTGCGCAATCGAATGAGTTCCCTGCTGGAGCAGGGAGAAATCTCCGACGAGCGCCACGACGAAATCGTCAACGCACTGGCGGCGGGACGAACCGAAGTCCGGGACGTGATGGTGGACGAGGAGGACATGGTTCCGCTCTCGACCACCGTCTCTGTCGAAGAGAACCTCCGGCGCGTCTCCGAGACGCCGCACACGCGCTACCCACTTATCGGAGAAGACACCGACGAGTTCGAAGGCGTCGTCTACGTTCCGAGCGTCGTGGACTGTATCGAGGAGTTGAAAGCCGGTGACGTGACGTTCGCGGAGATTGCGGCACCGCCGATGACGGTCTCGGCCGACACCACCGTCAGCGACGCCATCGACCAGTTCCAGGCCGAGCGACAGGAACTCGCGCTGGTGCTCTCGGAGGGCGACGTGGTCGGTCTCCTCACCGCGACCGACGCGTTGGAGGCCGTAATGGGAGAACTGGAGGACCCACTCGACAGAGAGTACGAGTCCGACCAGAGTGGTTTAGGGCAGGCGACACCGGAGTAA
- a CDS encoding Lrp/AsnC family transcriptional regulator, whose translation MASRELDSLDKRILYTLQRDARRTSSSDVAAELDVSASTVRNRIQRLEADGVIRGYHADVDYGATGHQLFTLIVCTAPIPKREELAAAAAEIPGVVEVQEVMTGEANVLVRAIGVNGDDLTRIGEELDELGLRVSDEDLIRNTHRRPYSRFREATDE comes from the coding sequence ATGGCGAGCCGAGAACTGGACTCTCTCGACAAACGAATCCTCTATACACTGCAAAGAGACGCCCGACGCACCTCCTCAAGCGACGTGGCGGCGGAACTCGACGTGTCGGCGAGTACCGTTCGGAACCGCATCCAACGACTCGAAGCGGATGGCGTCATCAGAGGCTACCACGCCGACGTCGATTACGGAGCGACGGGCCACCAACTGTTCACGCTCATCGTCTGTACGGCACCGATTCCGAAGCGCGAGGAGTTAGCGGCGGCAGCAGCCGAGATTCCCGGCGTCGTGGAGGTTCAAGAAGTGATGACTGGCGAAGCGAACGTCCTCGTGCGAGCTATCGGCGTGAACGGCGACGACCTCACCCGAATCGGCGAGGAGTTGGACGAACTCGGTCTGCGAGTCTCGGATGAAGACTTGATACGAAACACGCATCGCCGTCCGTACTCCCGATTTCGGGAGGCTACCGACGAGTGA
- a CDS encoding MoaD/ThiS family protein — MNVTVKLTGTLVARTGTREARVGVSEDATVGDVVEKLADKHGPQVRAGVLDGHRLRSDTVAIRESVDTAETLSTGSNLESGDTVRLSLNV, encoded by the coding sequence ATGAACGTGACAGTCAAACTCACGGGGACGCTCGTCGCCCGAACTGGCACCCGGGAAGCCCGTGTCGGCGTGTCGGAGGACGCGACGGTGGGTGACGTGGTGGAGAAACTCGCAGACAAGCACGGCCCGCAGGTCCGCGCTGGCGTGCTGGACGGTCACCGACTCCGCTCGGACACGGTCGCAATTCGAGAATCCGTCGATACGGCCGAGACGCTCTCGACCGGCAGTAACCTGGAGTCCGGCGACACGGTCCGACTGAGTTTGAACGTTTGA
- a CDS encoding dihydrodipicolinate synthase family protein: MHDERDGHSASDGGHAPKPGADDPLGMHGVVPPTITAFDEDESVDYEATAAHARYVAEGGAHGVFPLGTNGEFPLLTPEEREGVVEAVVEEIDGDVPVIAGVGAPSTRQTVAHAEHAESVGADGVVVVTPYYFPLDHDGAVNHYQRVADAVDIPVYVYHIPSKTGNSLSLETVDALADIDNLAGLKDSSKDVPWLGQAIDANPELTFLAGSDSLLFPGLEVGCTGMVSAVANVFPELVVDLYEAYDEGDEERARELQSEVYDVRDAIKRGPYMAGVKTALSIRDTGFDPGPLRSPLRKMDDEDRAALEADLEALGLL, from the coding sequence ATGCACGACGAACGCGACGGACACAGCGCATCCGACGGCGGCCACGCGCCGAAACCGGGCGCGGACGACCCTCTCGGCATGCACGGCGTGGTACCGCCGACGATTACGGCGTTCGACGAAGACGAATCGGTCGATTACGAGGCGACGGCCGCCCACGCGCGCTACGTGGCCGAAGGCGGTGCCCACGGGGTCTTCCCGCTGGGAACCAACGGCGAGTTTCCCCTGCTGACGCCCGAGGAGCGCGAGGGCGTGGTCGAGGCAGTCGTGGAAGAAATCGACGGCGACGTGCCGGTCATCGCGGGCGTCGGCGCGCCGAGTACGCGCCAGACGGTCGCACACGCCGAGCACGCCGAGTCCGTCGGCGCGGACGGCGTCGTAGTCGTCACGCCGTACTACTTCCCGCTGGACCACGACGGGGCCGTGAACCACTACCAGCGAGTCGCCGACGCGGTCGATATTCCGGTCTACGTCTACCACATCCCGAGCAAGACCGGCAACTCGCTATCGTTGGAGACCGTGGACGCGCTCGCGGACATCGACAACCTCGCCGGACTCAAGGATTCGAGCAAGGACGTGCCGTGGCTCGGACAGGCGATAGATGCGAACCCGGAACTGACCTTCCTCGCGGGGTCAGACTCGCTACTGTTCCCCGGATTAGAAGTCGGCTGTACGGGCATGGTCAGCGCCGTCGCCAACGTCTTCCCGGAACTCGTCGTAGACCTCTACGAAGCGTACGACGAGGGCGACGAAGAGCGTGCCCGCGAGTTGCAGAGCGAGGTGTACGACGTGCGCGACGCCATCAAGCGCGGGCCGTACATGGCGGGCGTGAAGACCGCCCTGAGCATTCGAGACACCGGGTTCGACCCCGGTCCGCTCCGTAGTCCGCTCCGGAAGATGGACGACGAGGACCGCGCTGCGCTTGAAGCCGACCTCGAAGCACTCGGACTGCTGTAG
- a CDS encoding mandelate racemase/muconate lactonizing enzyme family protein produces the protein MGRNYESLHDPNAEYTMRELSSGTMGLDNERNGPRDLEITDVQTTMVDGNFPWTLVRVYTDAGVVGTGEAYWGAGVPELIERMTPFLVGENPLDIDRLFEHLVQKMSGEGSIEGVTVTAIAGIEIALHDLAGKVMDLPAYQLLGGKYRDKVRVYCDCHTEEEADPEACADEAERVVEELGYDALKFDLDVPSGFEKDRANRHLRPGEIRHKAEIVEKVTERVKDRADVAFDCHWTFSGGSAKRLADAIEEYDVWWLEDPVPPENLEVQEEVTKSTLTPITVGENRYRVTEERRLIENQAVDIIAPDLPKVGGMRETRKIADVANQYYVPVAMHNVSSPVATMASAHVGAAIPNSLAVEYHSYELGWWADLVEEDVIEDGYIEIPEKPGLGVTLDMDVVEENMVEGETLFDEA, from the coding sequence ATGGGACGAAACTACGAGTCGCTTCACGACCCGAACGCCGAGTACACGATGCGGGAACTCTCCTCGGGGACGATGGGCCTCGACAACGAGCGCAACGGCCCTCGCGACCTCGAAATCACCGACGTGCAGACGACGATGGTAGATGGCAACTTCCCGTGGACCCTCGTACGGGTGTACACTGACGCTGGCGTCGTCGGCACTGGCGAGGCGTACTGGGGTGCGGGCGTCCCCGAACTCATCGAGCGGATGACGCCGTTCCTCGTCGGCGAAAACCCGCTGGACATCGACCGTCTCTTCGAACATCTCGTCCAGAAAATGTCCGGCGAAGGCTCCATCGAGGGCGTGACTGTCACGGCCATCGCGGGCATCGAAATCGCGCTCCACGACCTCGCGGGGAAGGTCATGGACCTGCCCGCCTACCAACTGCTCGGCGGGAAGTACCGCGACAAAGTTCGCGTCTACTGTGACTGCCACACCGAGGAAGAAGCAGACCCCGAGGCCTGTGCGGACGAAGCCGAGCGCGTGGTCGAAGAACTAGGCTACGACGCGCTCAAATTCGACCTCGACGTGCCCTCCGGCTTCGAGAAGGACCGCGCGAACCGCCACCTCCGACCGGGCGAGATTCGCCACAAGGCCGAAATCGTCGAGAAGGTCACCGAGCGCGTGAAAGACCGCGCGGACGTGGCGTTCGACTGCCACTGGACGTTCTCGGGTGGCTCTGCGAAGCGTCTCGCCGACGCCATCGAGGAGTACGACGTGTGGTGGCTCGAAGACCCCGTGCCGCCGGAGAACTTGGAGGTGCAAGAGGAGGTCACGAAGTCCACGCTCACGCCGATTACGGTCGGCGAGAACCGATACCGAGTCACCGAAGAACGTCGCCTCATCGAGAACCAAGCCGTGGACATCATCGCGCCCGACCTGCCGAAAGTCGGCGGCATGCGCGAGACCCGGAAAATCGCCGACGTTGCGAACCAGTACTACGTCCCGGTCGCCATGCACAACGTCTCCTCACCGGTTGCGACGATGGCCAGCGCCCACGTCGGTGCGGCGATTCCGAACTCGCTGGCGGTGGAGTACCATAGCTACGAACTCGGCTGGTGGGCAGACCTCGTGGAAGAGGACGTCATCGAAGATGGCTACATCGAGATTCCGGAAAAGCCGGGTCTCGGCGTGACCCTCGACATGGACGTGGTCGAGGAGAACATGGTCGAAGGCGAGACGTTGTTCGACGAGGCGTAG
- a CDS encoding MFS transporter produces the protein MTTATRTPDAVPWGSRTVRVVLASTALAPLGVPLIAPALPVVRDTFGLTVARVSLLVSLYFVTGIVLSPFIGLLADRVGRRRVLVSSLLIFSLAGGAMALASNFGTVLAIRIVQGTAAAGIFITTVTLIGDAFEGVQRNAVLGVNTAVLAAGAAVFPLVGGYLVTFGWNVPFFAYLAGLPVALFAHLRLEESRTERNGGTVSGETGTGGADRATRTGVAVRGSLGYLQRVLRTVATRSAVVPYGTAFLTELLAFGAVFTILPFLFEGTYGLSPLFIGAVITVTEVVSSLVAAANGRLARRFSDAQLITFGYACYGVGMVLAWLTTAVPVIVAGVVVFGAGIGLTMPSVDALLSGLVRQEYRAGAFSLRNSTTFLGRATGPILFAGVATQTGYRPLLLATGVVGFLGVVGSLTLSRTTND, from the coding sequence ATGACTACTGCCACCCGCACACCCGACGCCGTCCCGTGGGGGTCCCGCACCGTCCGCGTCGTCTTGGCCAGCACCGCGCTCGCACCGCTCGGGGTGCCACTCATCGCGCCCGCGCTCCCCGTCGTCAGAGACACCTTTGGACTCACAGTCGCTCGCGTGAGTCTGCTGGTCTCGCTGTACTTCGTCACCGGCATCGTCCTCTCGCCGTTCATCGGCCTGCTCGCGGACAGGGTGGGCCGCAGACGAGTGCTTGTCTCGTCGCTACTCATTTTCAGTCTCGCCGGGGGAGCGATGGCACTCGCGTCGAACTTCGGAACCGTCCTCGCCATCCGAATCGTGCAGGGCACTGCGGCGGCGGGCATCTTCATCACCACCGTGACGCTCATCGGGGACGCGTTCGAGGGCGTCCAGCGCAACGCAGTACTGGGAGTGAACACGGCAGTACTGGCGGCGGGGGCCGCGGTCTTCCCTCTCGTAGGCGGGTACCTCGTCACGTTCGGCTGGAACGTTCCGTTCTTCGCGTATCTCGCCGGACTACCGGTCGCGCTGTTCGCACACCTGCGTTTGGAGGAGTCGCGGACAGAACGGAATGGAGGGACTGTGAGTGGCGAAACCGGAACGGGCGGCGCGGACAGAGCGACTCGCACGGGCGTCGCAGTTCGCGGGAGCCTCGGCTATCTCCAGCGAGTCCTCAGAACAGTCGCCACTCGGAGCGCAGTCGTCCCGTACGGCACGGCGTTCCTGACCGAACTGCTCGCGTTCGGCGCGGTGTTCACCATACTGCCGTTCCTCTTCGAAGGAACCTACGGCCTCTCGCCACTGTTCATCGGAGCCGTGATTACCGTGACCGAGGTGGTCTCCTCTCTCGTCGCCGCCGCGAACGGTCGCCTTGCTCGGCGATTCTCGGACGCGCAACTCATCACGTTCGGCTACGCCTGTTACGGCGTCGGGATGGTGCTGGCGTGGCTGACCACCGCCGTCCCGGTCATCGTCGCTGGCGTCGTGGTGTTCGGGGCCGGAATCGGGCTGACGATGCCCTCCGTCGATGCCCTACTGAGTGGTCTCGTCCGGCAGGAGTACCGCGCCGGTGCGTTCAGCCTCCGGAACAGCACGACGTTTCTGGGGCGCGCGACCGGACCGATTCTCTTCGCGGGAGTCGCCACCCAGACGGGGTATCGGCCACTGTTGCTGGCGACAGGAGTCGTTGGCTTTCTCGGGGTAGTAGGGAGTCTAACACTGAGTCGGACGACAAACGACTGA